Proteins encoded within one genomic window of Hyalangium minutum:
- a CDS encoding RIO1 family regulatory kinase/ATPase — protein MHAALEVLLADGVIDEVTARLKSGKEADVYIVVHGGQYVAAKIYKERTQRNFKNNAGYKEGRLVRNSRTRRAMEKGSRFGQEAEEEAWKTAEAETLGKLHTAGVRVPSPVMFYEGVLLMELVVDAEGQPAPRLIDALLTPELAAEFYRDLRQQAVKILCADLIHGDLSAYNILLGAAGPTIIDFPQTVSAAANSRAEFFFKRDLDNLQLFFAGYDPGLMGRAGDSSEIWRAYVRRELTPDFEPSGRGAPDGRGPRHGSRQGGRPQGEGGRSFPPRDRSPAPVQEAREAPAPAVEEDEFAILRQGGGERPKVAQLAKAARGGDRPHHRGGSRGGSQGGGRRGPPTGGAPRQGNGQSRPHGDRPQGGGRPSKPPQGAQTQHGGGGSGQTNGAHASHGAGGSGQPNGTRVSHGGGGSGHSHGARAQHGGGGQGAPHHRRGPHGGGGHGAPRGGNAPHASGGSAPHSAQAGGRPQQHGHQGGRGGDRPQGTRQPRQGRRGAAAPVVSYVSRGTASEPGTGGSPEES, from the coding sequence GGCGGCCAGTACGTGGCGGCGAAAATCTACAAGGAGCGCACCCAGCGCAACTTCAAGAACAACGCCGGCTACAAGGAAGGGCGCCTGGTCCGCAACAGCCGCACGCGGCGGGCGATGGAGAAGGGCAGCCGCTTCGGCCAGGAGGCCGAGGAAGAGGCGTGGAAGACGGCCGAGGCGGAGACGCTCGGCAAGCTGCACACCGCCGGGGTGCGGGTGCCCTCGCCGGTGATGTTCTACGAGGGCGTGCTGTTGATGGAGCTGGTGGTGGACGCCGAGGGCCAGCCCGCGCCGCGCTTGATTGACGCGCTGCTCACGCCAGAGCTGGCGGCGGAGTTCTACCGGGACCTGCGCCAGCAGGCGGTGAAGATCCTCTGCGCCGATCTGATCCACGGCGACCTGAGCGCGTACAACATCCTGCTCGGGGCAGCCGGCCCCACCATCATCGACTTTCCGCAGACGGTGTCGGCGGCGGCCAACAGCCGTGCGGAGTTCTTCTTCAAGCGGGACCTGGACAACCTGCAGCTCTTCTTCGCGGGCTATGACCCGGGGCTGATGGGGCGCGCGGGGGATTCTTCGGAGATCTGGCGGGCCTACGTGCGGCGTGAGCTGACGCCGGACTTCGAGCCGTCGGGCCGAGGCGCACCGGATGGCCGGGGCCCGCGGCACGGCTCCCGTCAGGGAGGTCGGCCTCAGGGTGAAGGGGGACGCTCGTTCCCGCCGAGAGACCGTTCACCCGCGCCGGTGCAAGAGGCGCGCGAGGCCCCAGCTCCCGCGGTGGAGGAGGACGAGTTCGCGATCCTGCGCCAGGGTGGCGGCGAGCGGCCCAAGGTGGCCCAGCTCGCGAAGGCCGCCCGGGGCGGAGATCGTCCGCACCACCGGGGCGGTTCGAGAGGCGGTTCTCAGGGCGGTGGCCGGCGAGGTCCTCCAACGGGCGGGGCTCCTCGCCAGGGGAACGGGCAGTCTCGGCCGCACGGTGATCGTCCTCAGGGCGGCGGGCGTCCCTCGAAGCCGCCCCAGGGTGCGCAGACTCAGCACGGTGGCGGAGGCTCGGGGCAGACGAATGGTGCACACGCCTCGCACGGCGCTGGAGGTTCGGGACAGCCGAACGGCACCCGCGTCTCACACGGCGGCGGTGGCTCCGGCCATTCGCACGGGGCGCGCGCTCAGCACGGAGGCGGCGGGCAGGGAGCGCCGCATCACCGGCGAGGCCCTCACGGAGGAGGAGGGCACGGCGCGCCTCGCGGCGGCAATGCTCCCCACGCTTCGGGTGGAAGTGCCCCGCATTCCGCGCAGGCCGGAGGCCGTCCTCAGCAGCACGGGCACCAGGGCGGTCGCGGTGGTGATCGGCCCCAGGGCACGCGTCAACCGCGCCAGGGTCGGCGGGGGGCTGCTGCGCCTGTGGTCTCCTATGTGTCCCGCGGCACCGCTTCGGAGCCGGGGACGGGTGGCTCTCCCGAGGAGTCCTGA
- a CDS encoding TPM domain-containing protein: MKRASTLFTEADHRRVTEAVARAEARSSAEIVPVIASSSGRYDRAEDMVGLWFGLITLCVGWWLLQGVEPSEWGVPRPRLGLLPVVGLVLGGWVLGVVLAHLSGSLRLLFTPRSEQKAEVERAARQAFFDRRIHHTDAGSGLLVYVSMLERMAVVLADAQVLEKLGQPKLDALCASLVSELKKGSYTDALCHTIEQAGAALAEALPAQAQNRNELTDALVVMD, encoded by the coding sequence ATGAAGCGCGCATCCACGCTCTTTACTGAAGCGGATCACCGGCGTGTCACCGAGGCCGTCGCCCGGGCAGAGGCCCGCTCCTCCGCGGAGATCGTCCCGGTCATCGCCAGCTCCAGCGGCCGGTATGACCGCGCCGAAGACATGGTCGGGCTCTGGTTCGGGCTCATCACCCTCTGCGTGGGCTGGTGGCTGCTGCAGGGGGTCGAGCCCTCCGAATGGGGCGTGCCCCGTCCCCGGCTCGGACTGCTGCCGGTGGTGGGCCTGGTGCTCGGCGGCTGGGTGCTGGGCGTGGTCCTGGCGCACCTGTCCGGCAGCCTGCGGCTCCTGTTCACCCCGCGCAGCGAGCAGAAGGCCGAGGTGGAACGCGCCGCCCGGCAGGCCTTCTTCGATCGCCGCATCCACCACACTGACGCCGGCAGCGGCTTGCTCGTCTACGTCAGCATGCTCGAGCGCATGGCCGTGGTGCTCGCGGATGCCCAAGTGCTGGAGAAGCTGGGACAGCCCAAGCTGGATGCGCTGTGCGCCAGCCTCGTCTCGGAGCTGAAGAAGGGCAGCTATACGGACGCGCTCTGCCACACCATTGAGCAGGCGGGCGCCGCTCTCGCCGAGGCGCTGCCCGCCCAGGCGCAGAATCGCAACGAGCTCACCGATGCGCTGGTGGTGATGGACTGA
- a CDS encoding TPM domain-containing protein encodes MKTLALLAALLLAMPAHAALHLPPAPPTGQYVVDLASVIRPEDAQEIQATAERLWTEQEIPLFVVTIDTMARYGGARMSIEDFASQLFREWGIGVSGAVSPEDSKGVLLLVSKLDRKARIEMGPGWGQEKDASCWSILQDHLIPAFKKERHSSGLVLGASALDLMVRGQELPRAPMSQERMLGYAGGGALGLFTLISLLRSGTQGYAWGFWSIVFSALWAILGALLSPRRRHHHHHGWGHSHSSSSSSSSSSWSSGGGSSSRGGGATGSW; translated from the coding sequence GTGAAGACCCTGGCTCTGCTGGCAGCGCTGCTGCTGGCCATGCCCGCCCACGCGGCACTCCATCTTCCCCCGGCGCCCCCCACCGGGCAGTACGTCGTGGATCTAGCGTCGGTCATCCGCCCTGAGGACGCACAAGAGATCCAGGCCACGGCCGAGCGACTGTGGACAGAGCAGGAGATTCCTCTGTTCGTCGTGACCATCGACACGATGGCGAGGTACGGCGGGGCGCGGATGAGCATCGAGGACTTTGCCTCCCAGTTGTTCCGCGAGTGGGGCATTGGCGTCTCCGGCGCCGTGAGCCCCGAGGACAGCAAGGGGGTCCTCCTGCTGGTGAGCAAGCTCGACCGGAAGGCCCGCATCGAGATGGGCCCCGGCTGGGGCCAGGAGAAGGACGCCTCCTGCTGGAGCATCCTGCAGGACCACCTCATCCCCGCATTCAAGAAGGAGCGCCATTCGTCCGGCCTGGTCCTGGGGGCCTCCGCGCTGGATCTCATGGTCCGCGGCCAGGAGCTTCCCCGAGCGCCCATGTCCCAGGAACGAATGCTGGGCTACGCCGGGGGCGGAGCGCTGGGCCTCTTCACGCTCATCTCGCTGCTGCGCAGCGGCACACAAGGCTACGCCTGGGGCTTCTGGAGCATCGTCTTCAGCGCGCTGTGGGCCATCCTGGGCGCGCTACTGTCGCCCAGGCGTCGCCATCACCACCACCATGGCTGGGGACACTCTCACTCCAGCAGTTCCTCGAGCAGCAGCAGCTCGTGGAGCAGCGGAGGTGGAAGCTCATCACGTGGCGGCGGCGCCACGGGGTCCTGGTAG